The Bacteriovorax sp. PP10 nucleotide sequence TGGCGAAAGCTTCAATGCGTTACCATGACTAGTAAGTATTAAATCGGAGGTCTAAATGTTTTCAATTGGCGATTATGCAGTCTGCCCCGGGCACGGTGTCGGTCAGATTTGTGACATTGAAGAACGTGAAATGGGCGCTCAGACGAAGACGTTCTACATCATTAAAATTCTAGCTAACGGTATGACTGTTATGGTCCCTACTGATAGTGAAACGGGTATTCGTGGCCTTGTAGGTGAGCCGGATGTTGTTCAGGTGTACACATTGCTTGAAGATCACAATATTAAGGTCGATAACTCGACTTGGAACCGTAGATACAGAGAATACTCTGCAAAGATTAAGACTGGTTCTGTAGTAGAAATTGCTGAAGTTCTTCGTCAGTTATTCCTTTTAAAGGAAAAGAAAAGCCTAAGTTTTGGTGAGAAGAAGATGTTAGACCAGTGCCGCGAACTGCTGGCGCAGGAATTTTCTTTAACTAACCAAA carries:
- a CDS encoding CarD family transcriptional regulator — its product is MFSIGDYAVCPGHGVGQICDIEEREMGAQTKTFYIIKILANGMTVMVPTDSETGIRGLVGEPDVVQVYTLLEDHNIKVDNSTWNRRYREYSAKIKTGSVVEIAEVLRQLFLLKEKKSLSFGEKKMLDQCRELLAQEFSLTNQIDKNSINEKINSYFQ